The Proteus vulgaris genome has a segment encoding these proteins:
- the radC gene encoding DNA repair protein: MENQSVSELLPREKLLLYGVGSLSDIELLALFLRTGTYEKSVLELAAFLLKECGSLYHVLNADYETLGRFKGVGIGKFTQLQAINEMAQRFSTTQFMYRNVLSSSEDTKHYLQKLLHWRDREVFVVLFLDNQNQLIAFDEMFKGTINRVEVHPREIVRQSIKKECNIYYSCS, translated from the coding sequence TTGTTGCTTTATGGCGTGGGATCCCTCTCTGATATTGAGTTGCTTGCGCTTTTTTTACGTACAGGAACCTATGAAAAATCAGTATTAGAGTTGGCGGCTTTTTTACTAAAAGAGTGTGGTTCTCTGTATCATGTTCTAAATGCTGATTATGAAACGTTAGGGCGTTTTAAAGGTGTAGGGATCGGTAAATTTACCCAGCTACAAGCAATTAATGAAATGGCGCAACGCTTTTCCACAACACAATTTATGTATAGAAATGTGCTATCTTCCTCTGAAGATACAAAGCATTACTTACAAAAATTACTGCATTGGCGAGACCGAGAAGTGTTTGTGGTGCTTTTTCTTGATAATCAAAATCAATTGATTGCTTTTGATGAAATGTTTAAAGGTACAATTAATCGAGTCGAAGTTCATCCTAGAGAAATTGTTCGCCAATCAATAAAAAAAGAATGCAACATCTATTATTCTTGCTCATAA
- the rpmB gene encoding 50S ribosomal protein L28 — MSRVCQVTGKRPVSGNNRSHALNATKRRFLPNLHSHRFWVESEKRFVTLRVSAKGMRVIDKKGIESVLADLRARGEKF, encoded by the coding sequence ATGTCCCGAGTCTGCCAAGTTACCGGCAAGCGTCCTGTGAGTGGAAACAACCGCTCTCACGCATTAAACGCGACTAAACGCCGTTTTCTGCCAAACCTGCACTCTCACCGTTTCTGGGTTGAGTCTGAGAAACGTTTCGTAACTCTACGTGTATCTGCTAAAGGTATGCGTGTGATTGATAAGAAAGGCATCGAATCTGTATTAGCAGATTTACGTGCCCGTGGTGAGAAGTTCTAA
- the rpmG gene encoding 50S ribosomal protein L33 — protein MAKGIREKIKLVSSAGTGHFYTTTKNKRTMPEKLEMKKFDPVVRQHVLYKEAKIK, from the coding sequence ATGGCTAAAGGTATTCGCGAGAAAATTAAACTCGTCTCTTCTGCTGGTACAGGTCACTTCTATACCACTACGAAGAACAAACGCACTATGCCAGAAAAACTGGAAATGAAAAAATTCGATCCAGTTGTTCGTCAACATGTGCTTTATAAAGAAGCTAAAATTAAATAA
- the pimB_1 gene encoding glycosyl transferase, which produces MSKSVLSILHTESSCGWGGQEIRILTEAQGMIRRGHKVALVCCPTSKIAKAAPDYGIEVFTLPVEKKRASALKALRQWLKLHHHQFDVINTHSSTDAWLVAVSCATLRHSPVIVRTRHVSTDVSRSLPTRWLYLSSSAHIVTTGEKLRYTLHEHNRFPLEKMTSVPTGIDLQRFFPQDKQHAREKIGIPNKPTLGIVATMRVWKGHKYLVEAWKSLHQQFPDWQLIFVGDGPQRKNLEPMVKKAGLAQSIFFLGNRDDVPDCLNAMDLFALPSFGNEGVPQGIMQAMACGLPVVSTTVGAISEAVIDSKTGFTLPPQEQEILTSYLAKLMGSEQLREQMGKAALEHAVLRFGLDNMLDKMEKIFIQAINDKNKSV; this is translated from the coding sequence ATGAGTAAGTCAGTGCTATCAATATTACATACAGAATCATCTTGTGGGTGGGGTGGTCAGGAAATTCGTATACTGACAGAAGCTCAAGGCATGATCCGTAGAGGACATAAAGTTGCACTTGTGTGTTGTCCCACCTCTAAAATTGCTAAAGCCGCACCTGATTATGGTATTGAGGTTTTTACATTACCTGTTGAAAAAAAACGTGCCTCTGCATTAAAAGCACTTCGTCAATGGCTGAAATTACATCATCACCAATTTGATGTTATTAATACCCACAGTTCTACCGATGCATGGCTAGTGGCTGTTTCTTGTGCCACATTGCGCCATTCACCGGTTATTGTCCGTACTCGACATGTTTCTACCGATGTTTCTCGTTCACTGCCCACTCGCTGGCTTTATCTTTCATCTAGTGCTCATATTGTAACAACAGGTGAGAAATTACGTTATACATTGCATGAACATAATCGATTTCCATTGGAAAAGATGACATCCGTACCTACTGGTATTGATTTACAACGTTTCTTTCCACAGGATAAACAGCATGCCAGAGAGAAAATAGGTATCCCTAATAAACCAACGTTAGGGATAGTGGCGACTATGCGAGTATGGAAAGGACATAAATATTTAGTTGAAGCATGGAAATCGTTACACCAGCAGTTTCCCGATTGGCAATTAATTTTTGTCGGTGATGGACCTCAGCGTAAAAATTTAGAGCCGATGGTTAAAAAGGCAGGATTAGCGCAAAGTATTTTCTTTTTAGGTAATCGTGATGATGTGCCTGATTGTTTAAATGCGATGGATTTATTTGCATTACCTTCTTTTGGTAACGAAGGTGTACCTCAAGGTATTATGCAAGCAATGGCCTGTGGTTTACCTGTTGTTTCTACAACAGTGGGTGCGATTAGTGAAGCTGTGATTGATAGTAAAACGGGTTTTACTTTGCCTCCTCAGGAACAAGAGATACTGACGAGTTATTTAGCTAAATTAATGGGTTCAGAACAATTACGTGAGCAGATGGGGAAAGCTGCGCTTGAACATGCTGTTTTACGATTTGGCTTAGATAATATGCTAGATAAAATGGAAAAGATCTTTATTCAGGCAATTAATGATAAAAATAAATCAGTATGA